DNA sequence from the Halanaerobiales bacterium genome:
TTTCTGCTTTAGCTGAACCAAATTTAATTTTTAATTTTTCTGCCTCTGAAATAGGAGTCCTTAAACCAACAGCAATATCATTACTTACATGATTACCTCCAACAGGTAAAACAGAAGTATAAGCTATACTTCCTTCATGGAAAACTATTAAATCAGTGGTTCCACCACCAATATCTACAAGAGAAACTCCCAATTCCTTTTCATCTTCTGCTAAAACTGATTCACTAGAAGCCAGTGGTTCTAATACTATATCATCAACTTCCAAACCTGCTCTAAGAACACTTTTTACAAGGTTTTGTATAGAAGTTGCAGAACCTTTTACAATATGAGTCTCGACCTCTAATCTAACTCCAGACATACCAAGCGGATCCTTAATACCAGGACATCCATCTACAATAAATTCTCTTGGTAAAACATGAATAATTTCCTCTTCTGCAGAAAGAGGAATTATTTTTGCTGCTTCCATTACTCTCTGAATATCACTATTAGATATTTCTTTTTCTTCTCCTGTTACAGCAACTACACCATGACTATTAATTGATGTAATATGAGAACCAGCTATCCCTACAAAAGCTGAATCAATTTCAAAGCCAGCCATTCTCTCAGCTTTTTCTACTGCATTTTTAATAGCCCTACTTGTTTTATCAATGTCCACTACAATGCCTTTTCTTAGACCTTTTGACGGAGAGAGGCCTATCCCAATAATTTCTATATTATCTTCATCTATAACTTCAGCTATAATTGCACAAATTTTTGTTGTTCCAATATCAAGCCCTGTAACTATCCTT
Encoded proteins:
- the ftsA gene encoding cell division protein FtsA codes for the protein MKNKRIVTGLDIGTTKICAIIAEVIDEDNIEIIGIGLSPSKGLRKGIVVDIDKTSRAIKNAVEKAERMAGFEIDSAFVGIAGSHITSINSHGVVAVTGEEKEISNSDIQRVMEAAKIIPLSAEEEIIHVLPREFIVDGCPGIKDPLGMSGVRLEVETHIVKGSATSIQNLVKSVLRAGLEVDDIVLEPLASSESVLAEDEKELGVSLVDIGGGTTDLIVFHEGSIAYTSVLPVGGNHVSNDIAVGLRTPISEAEKLKIKFGSAKAENIGDEESIEVLEASGKNKKNIKRRSLANVIEPRMEELFDLIGNELHKAGPRDMTPAGLVVTGGASLIEDATNLATDLIELPVRLGEPSYISGLSDVIDNPVYIKKDKKVPKAIFSTAVGLVEYGSKYEQDTKNKKNSQSIVNDFFNKLKKWFEDFF